The proteins below come from a single Corynebacterium cystitidis genomic window:
- a CDS encoding LLM class flavin-dependent oxidoreductase gives MKAFGFLSFGHHAIAGQQGPNARQVLQDQLEIAKAADDIGVNNASFRVHHFAPQGAAPMPMLGAVVGATKHIEVGTGVIDMRYENPLYLAEEAAALDLLANGRTALGVSRGSPEPADQGWESFGYSGQAPNGADMAREKFETFLHAIDGYGMAKAAPAAQQYPRLYQDGAPLPIFPHSPGLHSRIFWGSGSNDSAVQAAQDGVNLMSSTLVSEADGRSLGEVQRSQIDTYRQAWKEAGHERTNPRVSVSRSIFPIIDEETRHYFQLQATEEDQIGSLGEGRNVTFGRTYADEPDKLIEQLKADPAIAAADTLLITIPNTMGVDVNVKILQGFAEHVAPALGWIPNTQGVVEGYDIADFI, from the coding sequence GTGAAAGCATTTGGATTTTTAAGCTTCGGGCATCACGCCATCGCAGGCCAGCAGGGCCCCAACGCACGCCAGGTTCTGCAAGACCAGCTGGAAATAGCGAAGGCCGCGGACGACATCGGCGTGAACAATGCCAGCTTCCGCGTCCACCACTTCGCTCCGCAGGGGGCGGCGCCGATGCCGATGCTCGGCGCGGTGGTCGGGGCCACCAAGCACATTGAGGTGGGCACCGGCGTGATCGATATGCGCTATGAAAATCCCCTCTACCTCGCCGAAGAGGCCGCGGCCTTGGACTTACTTGCCAACGGCCGCACGGCTCTGGGGGTGTCCCGCGGGTCACCGGAGCCGGCAGATCAGGGCTGGGAGTCTTTCGGTTATTCAGGCCAAGCACCCAACGGTGCGGACATGGCGCGCGAGAAGTTCGAAACCTTCCTGCATGCGATCGATGGTTACGGCATGGCTAAGGCAGCGCCTGCCGCCCAGCAGTACCCCCGCTTGTACCAGGATGGCGCGCCACTGCCGATCTTCCCACACTCCCCTGGCCTGCACAGCCGCATCTTCTGGGGCTCTGGATCCAACGATTCCGCCGTACAGGCCGCACAGGATGGGGTGAACTTGATGAGCTCCACCTTGGTCTCTGAGGCGGACGGCCGCAGCTTGGGCGAGGTGCAGCGCAGCCAGATCGACACCTACCGCCAGGCGTGGAAGGAGGCCGGGCACGAACGCACCAACCCGCGCGTTTCAGTGTCGCGTTCCATCTTCCCCATTATCGACGAAGAGACCCGTCACTACTTCCAGCTGCAGGCCACCGAGGAGGATCAGATCGGTTCACTCGGCGAGGGCCGCAACGTCACGTTCGGCCGCACGTATGCCGACGAGCCCGACAAGCTGATTGAGCAGCTCAAGGCCGATCCGGCGATCGCCGCGGCCGACACGTTGCTGATCACCATTCCCAACACGATGGGCGTGGATGTGAACGTGAAGATCCTGCAAGGCTTCGCTGAGCATGTCGCGCCGGCACTGGGCTGGATCCCAAACACGCAGGGTGTGGTCGAAGGCTACGACATCGCGGACTTCATCTAG
- a CDS encoding alpha/beta hydrolase, whose protein sequence is MAFLPPQRYGAAADTLCDLQEQARDHVETVRDVLEVLASTEFSGEAADAGRARFEGLSTTASRIAADAAPGVGVLRAAELMEQVSRRLIDAISPFTRAAYPTCVAAAGTIHAIELDRLALSYAVAAALRGTNASVQEPELDRLYNNPDLSFDQLHARHMATVPADIAEVVDKFDGVILEAGEGGIAVLVGDAQRAPESVMTLVAGKGSSASSGLENYLERGATMAQRTGTPTVVWLGYTAPDTFVEAAGQRHSQAAGDDLADFQAALHQRFPNATHTVVAHSYGTVVVGEAAATHGLYADNVVLLGSPGVPVAHVDQMKLHSDNPHVLVADTINDPIDYTRGSSAAWHGANPRNPFFGAEVITLDSWGMHSGHWNNEGLWERVRELNRR, encoded by the coding sequence ATGGCTTTCCTTCCTCCGCAACGGTATGGCGCTGCCGCCGACACGCTCTGCGACCTGCAAGAACAGGCCCGAGACCACGTGGAGACGGTGCGCGACGTGCTTGAAGTGCTCGCTTCCACCGAGTTTTCCGGCGAAGCGGCGGACGCTGGCCGCGCACGCTTTGAGGGCTTATCGACGACCGCCTCACGGATTGCTGCCGACGCGGCACCAGGCGTGGGGGTGCTGCGAGCCGCTGAGCTGATGGAGCAGGTATCGCGGCGCTTAATTGATGCCATTTCCCCTTTTACGCGTGCGGCGTACCCCACCTGTGTTGCTGCCGCAGGCACGATCCACGCCATCGAGCTGGACCGCCTAGCACTGAGTTACGCGGTGGCTGCGGCCCTGCGGGGAACAAACGCATCGGTGCAGGAGCCAGAACTCGACCGCCTCTACAACAACCCCGATCTCTCCTTCGACCAGCTGCACGCCCGCCACATGGCTACGGTTCCAGCGGACATAGCAGAGGTCGTCGACAAGTTCGATGGTGTCATCTTAGAGGCGGGAGAGGGTGGGATCGCGGTGCTCGTCGGCGATGCGCAGCGCGCCCCAGAGTCGGTGATGACGCTGGTGGCGGGCAAGGGATCGTCGGCAAGCAGCGGCCTGGAGAACTACCTGGAGCGCGGGGCGACGATGGCGCAGCGCACAGGCACGCCCACTGTTGTGTGGCTGGGGTACACAGCACCCGACACCTTTGTGGAAGCGGCGGGGCAGCGTCACTCGCAGGCCGCGGGCGATGACCTGGCGGATTTCCAGGCTGCGCTGCACCAGCGTTTCCCTAACGCCACGCACACGGTGGTGGCTCATAGTTATGGCACGGTGGTGGTGGGCGAGGCCGCGGCAACGCACGGTTTGTATGCGGACAATGTGGTGCTGCTGGGCTCGCCGGGAGTGCCGGTGGCCCACGTTGACCAGATGAAGCTGCACAGTGATAACCCACATGTGCTGGTAGCTGACACGATCAATGACCCAATCGACTACACGCGAGGCTCCTCGGCTGCGTGGCATGGGGCCAACCCGCGCAATCCGTTCTTCGGCGCCGAGGTGATCACTTTGGACTCATGGGGCATGCACAGTGGGCACTGGAACAATGAGGGGCTGTGGGAACGGGTCCGCGAGCTTAACCGCCGGTGA
- a CDS encoding carbon-nitrogen hydrolase family protein produces the protein MKIGLVQITTAGDKMSNFRHAEESIRRVAADGAELIVCPEATSQAFGQGRLDTQAEQLDGEFSQAMASLADELGVVIVAGMFRPADVVDDKNRVYNTALITGGGHHFGYDKINTYDAFDYSESDTVKPGEDLVIFDHKGVNVGVAICFDIRFPDLFQELARAGAEVIVVPTSWADGDGKLEQWRIVTSARALDSTAFIAAAGQARPGGDAKAGQASGPTGLGHSTVVNPFGQRVAELGYGEDNAVVEIDTELVAKARQALPIL, from the coding sequence ATGAAAATCGGACTCGTACAGATCACCACTGCCGGCGACAAAATGTCCAACTTCCGCCACGCCGAGGAATCGATCCGGCGGGTGGCCGCCGACGGCGCCGAACTGATCGTGTGCCCCGAAGCAACCTCCCAAGCCTTCGGCCAGGGCCGCCTAGACACGCAGGCCGAGCAGCTCGATGGGGAGTTTTCCCAGGCGATGGCATCGCTTGCCGACGAATTGGGCGTGGTTATCGTGGCCGGCATGTTCCGCCCAGCCGACGTGGTTGACGATAAAAACCGGGTGTATAACACCGCACTGATCACCGGTGGCGGCCACCACTTTGGCTACGACAAAATCAACACATATGACGCGTTCGACTACTCCGAATCTGACACAGTCAAACCCGGGGAGGACTTGGTGATTTTCGACCATAAAGGTGTGAACGTGGGGGTGGCCATCTGCTTCGACATTCGGTTCCCTGACCTGTTCCAGGAGCTCGCACGCGCCGGGGCAGAGGTGATCGTGGTGCCCACCAGCTGGGCTGATGGGGATGGAAAACTGGAGCAGTGGCGCATTGTGACGTCGGCACGCGCGCTCGACTCCACCGCTTTCATCGCCGCAGCAGGCCAGGCGCGGCCTGGGGGAGATGCGAAAGCAGGACAAGCGAGCGGGCCGACCGGGCTGGGGCATTCCACAGTGGTCAACCCGTTTGGACAGCGCGTGGCCGAACTGGGGTATGGGGAAGATAACGCCGTCGTGGAGATCGACACCGAACTGGTTGCCAAGGCGCGTCAAGCGTTGCCGATCCTCTAA
- a CDS encoding TIGR04086 family membrane protein codes for MSTPQNEDRNLDRNATTRGEPAAKTTPTYKPQRGGTQAYDVETETHPDDHSAQEAFIGTSDDNVSNGNVSWGAIFAGVVTFLAIMILLGVGAGAMGLQDSSGAAIGIFTLIGLVIAFLAAGYVAGALGVRGGLFHGFATWATSVIAVIILAGWLGTSLIGTAGNIVGTVAQTGAQAAEVTSEDAQSASEAIDPEEASETANKAQDAASQAANQAQDTLNEVAPQAAEGTWWTFAGLLIGALLSSLAGVAGARSVINKDRRTVVRAQN; via the coding sequence ATGAGTACACCTCAAAACGAAGATCGCAATCTGGACCGCAACGCCACCACCCGCGGTGAGCCTGCGGCCAAGACCACCCCCACCTACAAGCCTCAACGCGGCGGCACACAGGCGTACGACGTCGAGACCGAGACACACCCCGATGACCACAGCGCACAGGAAGCCTTCATCGGCACCTCCGACGACAACGTGTCAAACGGCAATGTCTCCTGGGGTGCAATCTTCGCTGGCGTGGTGACCTTCCTGGCAATCATGATCCTGCTCGGCGTTGGCGCCGGCGCCATGGGCTTGCAGGATTCCTCCGGTGCAGCAATCGGCATCTTCACCCTGATCGGCCTAGTCATCGCATTCCTGGCGGCAGGCTACGTTGCAGGCGCGCTCGGCGTGCGTGGCGGCCTGTTCCACGGTTTCGCAACCTGGGCTACCTCGGTGATCGCGGTCATCATCCTCGCCGGCTGGTTGGGCACTAGCCTGATCGGCACTGCCGGCAACATTGTTGGCACCGTCGCTCAGACCGGCGCACAAGCTGCAGAGGTCACCTCTGAAGACGCTCAGTCTGCCTCCGAGGCAATCGACCCAGAGGAAGCAAGCGAAACCGCTAACAAGGCCCAAGATGCCGCTAGCCAAGCAGCCAACCAGGCACAGGATACCTTGAACGAGGTCGCTCCACAGGCTGCCGAAGGCACCTGGTGGACCTTCGCTGGCCTGCTGATCGGCGCCCTGCTGTCCTCCCTGGCTGGCGTTGCTGGCGCACGCAGCGTGATCAACAAGGACCGCCGCACAGTCGTCCGCGCACAGAACTAA
- the dnaJ gene encoding molecular chaperone DnaJ — MAMNREWADKDYYGDLGVSKSASAADIKKAYRKLARENHPDQNPGDAKAEERFKKAAEAYDVLSDDTQRKEYDQLKSMMGSGGFPGFGGSGGSGFPGGFRQTSTENIDFSDIFGNRSSRGFSEDGGLGDIFGGLFNRGGGAGRSARPTRGADVETHITLDFREAAQGTTIPLELSGNAPCTTCHGSGSRSGHPTTCSECSGSGFVSEQKGAFGMSRPCSKCGGSGQVIEDPCLTCSGSGTVHRTRTITVRIPAGVIDGQKVRLAGQGEAGPNGTPAGDLFVNVTVRPDRVFTRDGDDLEVTVPVSFAELALGGTVTVPTLDKRVKVKVPAGTPNGRTLRVRGRGIPKSSGAGDLLVTVEVQVPTNLDAAAMSDLRTYAQAEKDSGFNPRSGWAGAN, encoded by the coding sequence GTGGCAATGAACCGTGAATGGGCCGACAAAGACTATTACGGGGACCTGGGTGTCTCCAAGTCCGCCTCGGCGGCGGACATTAAAAAGGCATACCGCAAGCTAGCCCGAGAAAACCACCCTGACCAGAACCCGGGTGACGCCAAGGCGGAAGAGCGTTTTAAGAAGGCGGCTGAAGCCTATGACGTGCTGTCCGACGACACACAGCGCAAAGAATATGACCAGCTGAAATCGATGATGGGCTCCGGAGGCTTCCCAGGCTTCGGAGGGTCGGGAGGTTCCGGCTTTCCGGGCGGGTTTCGTCAAACGTCGACGGAAAACATCGACTTCTCCGACATCTTCGGAAACCGATCCAGTAGAGGATTTTCTGAAGACGGCGGTCTTGGTGACATCTTCGGCGGCCTCTTTAATCGTGGCGGCGGTGCTGGCAGGTCAGCGCGGCCGACGCGGGGGGCCGACGTCGAAACGCACATAACGCTCGACTTCCGTGAAGCCGCACAAGGCACGACCATCCCACTGGAGTTGTCGGGCAATGCACCGTGTACCACTTGCCACGGATCCGGCTCCAGGTCGGGGCATCCCACCACGTGTTCCGAATGTTCGGGATCCGGCTTCGTCAGCGAGCAAAAGGGCGCGTTTGGAATGTCGCGGCCCTGTAGTAAGTGTGGCGGATCCGGCCAGGTCATCGAAGACCCCTGCTTGACATGTTCTGGCTCTGGCACAGTGCATCGCACTAGGACGATTACCGTGCGCATTCCTGCCGGTGTGATCGACGGGCAGAAGGTGCGCCTTGCTGGACAAGGTGAGGCGGGCCCGAATGGCACACCAGCCGGCGACCTGTTCGTCAATGTGACCGTGCGTCCAGACAGAGTGTTCACCCGCGACGGCGATGACTTAGAGGTGACCGTTCCGGTCTCGTTCGCTGAGCTCGCTCTCGGTGGCACCGTCACTGTCCCCACACTGGACAAGCGCGTGAAGGTGAAGGTGCCGGCTGGCACGCCGAACGGGCGGACTCTGCGCGTGCGGGGGCGTGGCATCCCGAAGAGTTCTGGTGCGGGAGACCTGCTAGTCACCGTTGAGGTACAGGTTCCCACGAACCTTGATGCGGCGGCCATGAGTGACCTGCGTACTTACGCGCAGGCGGAGAAGGACTCCGGCTTCAATCCGCGTAGCGGTTGGGCCGGTGCCAACTAG
- a CDS encoding globin domain-containing protein — MDTLADVGQLIRDRGSTLRSHVHERLFEAIPEARNIFSEDLAGAHVDLPRALAWVLERSLIDEPLDPALVKRLRELAKDHRRHGFPPDTYDLFGLLLGDAIAEVVGDDLPSERVNAAIALVGRVCSEMREAATNADEQGIAYANAAQVTSVEKPAYGVHVVQLEAGMPVEYVAGQQVPVRPTQCRGEWLNLSPAVPPNHFGQVEFHVPPEVPVEKGEYWTIGAARGNVTLDPERDALLVGIGTGLAAVKALVFDLLSQETTQDTRPQVHVIIAAQFPAALYEVSTFTALAASQEWLTVTPVVDHPDNPVAVSGDASGDADVTPVAFPVEKVVSGVGMFWGRQIVVSGPDDIVATVYRALREAGALASDIQTITPTGADQWPVPGSPD, encoded by the coding sequence GTGGACACACTTGCTGACGTTGGCCAACTCATTCGCGACCGTGGAAGCACACTCCGTAGCCATGTGCACGAGCGCCTGTTCGAGGCAATTCCAGAGGCTCGCAACATCTTTAGCGAGGATTTAGCCGGCGCGCACGTCGATCTCCCGCGCGCGTTGGCCTGGGTTTTAGAGCGTTCGCTTATCGACGAGCCACTGGACCCCGCGCTGGTGAAGCGGTTGAGGGAACTGGCTAAGGATCATCGCCGACATGGATTCCCGCCTGACACCTACGACCTGTTCGGCCTCCTGTTGGGCGATGCCATTGCTGAAGTAGTAGGAGATGATCTTCCTTCTGAACGTGTGAATGCTGCGATAGCCTTGGTGGGGCGAGTGTGCTCAGAAATGCGTGAAGCTGCCACTAACGCCGACGAGCAAGGGATTGCTTATGCAAACGCGGCTCAGGTGACCAGCGTGGAAAAGCCCGCTTATGGTGTGCATGTGGTGCAGCTGGAGGCGGGCATGCCGGTGGAGTACGTGGCGGGCCAGCAGGTTCCAGTGAGGCCGACGCAGTGCCGCGGCGAGTGGTTGAACTTGTCGCCTGCGGTTCCGCCGAACCATTTCGGCCAGGTGGAGTTCCACGTTCCCCCTGAGGTGCCGGTAGAAAAGGGTGAGTACTGGACCATCGGCGCAGCGCGCGGTAATGTCACCCTTGACCCGGAGCGCGACGCGCTGCTGGTGGGTATTGGGACTGGTCTTGCCGCGGTGAAAGCCCTCGTCTTCGACCTGCTAAGCCAGGAAACTACCCAGGACACACGGCCGCAAGTCCATGTGATAATTGCGGCACAGTTTCCCGCGGCATTATACGAAGTGTCAACGTTTACTGCTCTGGCCGCATCGCAGGAGTGGCTCACCGTGACACCAGTTGTGGACCATCCTGACAACCCGGTGGCAGTGTCGGGGGATGCCTCCGGCGATGCCGATGTCACACCAGTGGCGTTTCCGGTGGAGAAAGTTGTCTCAGGCGTGGGAATGTTTTGGGGCCGACAGATCGTGGTGTCTGGCCCGGACGATATCGTCGCCACGGTGTACCGCGCACTGCGTGAGGCTGGGGCGTTAGCCTCTGATATTCAAACCATCACGCCCACCGGCGCTGACCAATGGCCTGTGCCCGGCTCCCCGGACTAG
- a CDS encoding sodium/glutamate symporter has product MEYTPYDLLIDFGWISLLLIIGNVLRRRVKLLQQLLLPAPITAGLIGLVLADEVLGWIHFSDHIGTYTTLLIAIVFASMAYSMDLGGSVGKGARNMWGFSTTMFIFQWGIFILLGIYLFAPVMDTENWFGMMLPVGFVGGFGTAAAVGSALEGAGAEAASSLGFTSATIGTLVAIIGGVIVANWGIRTGRASQLKGDLPKELRSGYIEKVEDRPSIGSATTNPSSIEPLALHAGFIVFTVFVAYYVNKFLNGLWPDVSIPLFAMSFVIGLLGRAALAFVGKDDYLDKQTVSTISGASTDYMIAFGIASIVPAAIADYWVQLVLLFVLGTIFCLFYLLVMAPLFFGEAWLERGLFGWGWATAAVATGIALLKMVDPKMRSGTLNEYGVAYVGFAPFEIGMTILAPIAVLNGFTAGLGWVSTIFAAIVMVAAFALKWVPAGGGKKKRTSPSSTAG; this is encoded by the coding sequence ATGGAGTACACCCCCTACGATCTCCTGATCGACTTCGGCTGGATTTCGCTGCTTCTGATTATCGGCAATGTTTTGCGGCGCCGCGTCAAACTCCTGCAGCAACTGCTGCTTCCTGCCCCGATTACCGCCGGCTTGATCGGACTAGTGCTTGCCGACGAAGTCCTCGGCTGGATCCACTTCTCCGACCACATCGGCACCTACACCACCTTGCTGATTGCCATCGTGTTCGCTTCTATGGCTTACTCGATGGACCTCGGTGGCTCGGTAGGTAAAGGTGCACGCAACATGTGGGGTTTTTCCACCACCATGTTCATATTCCAGTGGGGCATCTTCATCCTGCTAGGCATTTACCTGTTTGCGCCGGTGATGGACACTGAGAACTGGTTTGGCATGATGCTGCCGGTCGGGTTCGTCGGCGGATTCGGTACCGCGGCGGCCGTGGGGTCTGCGCTTGAGGGGGCGGGTGCGGAGGCGGCCTCGTCGTTAGGCTTCACCTCGGCGACCATCGGCACGCTGGTGGCCATCATCGGTGGTGTCATCGTGGCGAACTGGGGCATCCGCACTGGGCGCGCCTCCCAGCTCAAGGGAGACCTGCCCAAAGAGCTACGCTCCGGCTACATCGAGAAGGTGGAAGACCGCCCGTCGATCGGTAGCGCGACAACCAACCCCTCGTCGATTGAACCATTGGCACTGCACGCCGGTTTCATCGTGTTCACCGTATTTGTGGCGTACTATGTCAACAAGTTTCTCAATGGCCTGTGGCCTGACGTGTCCATCCCACTGTTTGCGATGTCGTTTGTGATCGGCTTGCTGGGCCGCGCCGCTCTCGCCTTCGTGGGCAAGGACGATTATTTGGATAAGCAGACCGTCTCCACCATTTCGGGCGCGTCCACGGATTATATGATCGCTTTCGGCATCGCCTCAATTGTTCCGGCAGCAATTGCGGACTACTGGGTGCAGCTGGTCCTACTCTTCGTGCTAGGTACCATCTTCTGCCTGTTCTACCTGCTGGTCATGGCACCATTATTCTTCGGTGAGGCCTGGCTCGAGCGTGGCCTCTTTGGCTGGGGCTGGGCTACCGCCGCGGTGGCAACCGGTATCGCGCTGCTGAAGATGGTGGACCCGAAGATGCGCTCCGGCACTTTGAACGAGTACGGCGTGGCTTATGTTGGTTTTGCACCATTCGAGATCGGCATGACTATCCTCGCGCCGATCGCGGTGCTTAACGGATTTACCGCCGGGTTGGGCTGGGTCAGTACAATCTTCGCGGCCATCGTGATGGTTGCCGCCTTTGCATTGAAATGGGTGCCGGCGGGCGGGGGTAAAAAGAAGCGCACGAGCCCATCGTCCACCGCGGGTTAG
- a CDS encoding heat shock protein transcriptional repressor HspR, translating to MADKASLNDEYFVISVAAELTGMHAQTLRTYDRMGLVTPLRTSGGGRRYSRRDISLLRRIQRLSQEEGVNLAGIKTIIELSEEIEELQERLEHTEQQNKELRHQLSRGGRTGGELVHVPRSTAMVMWNPRRRAR from the coding sequence ATGGCAGATAAAGCATCGCTTAACGACGAATACTTCGTTATTTCTGTTGCAGCAGAGCTGACTGGTATGCACGCACAAACCCTGCGCACCTATGACCGCATGGGGCTAGTCACCCCACTGCGGACCTCTGGTGGTGGGCGCCGTTATTCGCGCCGGGATATCTCACTGTTGCGCCGCATTCAGCGACTGTCTCAAGAAGAAGGTGTGAACTTAGCCGGCATTAAGACAATCATTGAGCTCTCTGAGGAAATCGAGGAGCTGCAGGAGCGGCTGGAACACACGGAGCAACAGAATAAGGAGTTGCGCCACCAGCTGTCGCGGGGCGGGCGCACCGGCGGGGAGCTTGTGCATGTGCCACGCTCGACCGCGATGGTGATGTGGAATCCACGGCGTCGGGCGCGCTAG